A genomic window from Yoonia sp. R2331 includes:
- a CDS encoding efflux RND transporter permease subunit: MNGLIDAAFSRTRVVALALVMVLTVGAYAYSAIPKEANPEIPIPLFYASTSLDGISPGDAERLLIEPMETEFGSITGLESMEAHASEGFASLQLEFSPGFDAQEGLDKVREAADRANGELPEGAQDITITEINTALFPIITAILSGPVPERTLNNLADDVKDQLEGLSGVLEVDIAGQRTEFMEVLIDPTVFQTYNLSFDELISQIQRNNRLIAAGAIETGAGRIVLKVPGLIEDLDDVMAMPIKVRGNAVVTFADVATIRRTFEDPTSFARINGQPALALEVKKRSGANIIQTVQEVQALVEEIRVEWPDTVKVTYLQDQSEQVETMLADLEANVIAAVILVMIVVVFALGPRSAVLVGLAIPGAFLAGVTALWIMGYTMNIVVLFSLILVVGMLVDGAIVTTELADRRLQEGASAKEAYAFAAKRMAWPIIASTMTTLSVFFPLLFWTGMVGEFMKFLPITVILTLFASLFMALVFIPVVGGLIGKRQPQTARAKAALHAAEAGDPREIGGFTGGYIKLLQWAILRPTATFLLAFAALLWSFALYAEFGRGVTFFPEVEPEFMQVQVRARDNFSIFERDALVRAVEDRLLGYEEVASVYANSMMSAGQGDEETIGILQLELTDWDTRRTAAEIGVDIRASVADIAGIDVQVQTDSGGPSDGKPISLEVRANSAEAQAEAVETVRRLMDEIGGFTDVTDTRPLPGVEVSINVNRAEAARFGADVSLLGQAVQLLTQGITVADYRPDDTDGSLDIRVRFPREERSLAELGNLRVPTSSGLVPISNFVTFEPSERVGTIIRLDQKRVVTIESNVAPDVLVNDQVLALTAALDQAGLPEGAEYSFAGEAEDQAETMAFLIGAFMSAIFLMFVILVLQFNSFYQAFVVMSAIVFSIAGVLLGLIVTGRPFGIVMVGIGIIALAGIVVNNNIILIDTYNDMRKTGMSAKEAALRTGAQRLRPVVLTSVTTALGLMPMVIGVNLNFIERTVIFGAPSTQWWTELSSAIAGGLVIATVLTLVVTPAMLMLGANLSAWWATRRARRMVAAE, encoded by the coding sequence TTGCGCTGGCCCTTGTCATGGTGCTGACCGTCGGCGCCTATGCCTATTCCGCGATCCCCAAAGAGGCGAACCCGGAAATTCCGATCCCGCTGTTTTATGCCTCGACCAGTTTGGACGGGATCAGCCCCGGCGACGCCGAGCGGTTGCTCATCGAACCGATGGAAACAGAGTTCGGGTCAATCACCGGTTTGGAATCGATGGAGGCTCATGCCTCTGAAGGGTTCGCCAGTTTGCAGCTGGAATTCAGCCCTGGTTTTGACGCGCAAGAGGGACTGGACAAGGTGCGCGAGGCCGCGGACCGCGCCAATGGTGAGCTGCCCGAAGGGGCGCAGGATATCACCATCACCGAGATTAACACCGCCCTTTTCCCGATCATTACTGCGATCCTGTCGGGCCCCGTGCCAGAGCGGACGCTGAACAATCTGGCGGATGACGTGAAGGACCAGCTGGAAGGTCTAAGCGGCGTGCTGGAGGTCGATATTGCCGGGCAACGGACCGAGTTCATGGAGGTCCTGATCGACCCCACGGTGTTCCAGACCTACAATCTGTCCTTTGACGAGCTGATCAGCCAGATTCAGCGCAATAACCGCCTGATCGCTGCGGGTGCGATTGAAACCGGCGCTGGGCGCATCGTGCTGAAAGTGCCGGGTTTGATCGAAGATCTGGACGACGTGATGGCGATGCCGATCAAGGTGCGCGGCAATGCGGTTGTGACCTTTGCCGATGTCGCCACGATCCGCCGCACGTTTGAGGACCCGACCAGTTTTGCCCGGATCAACGGCCAGCCTGCGCTGGCGCTTGAGGTCAAGAAGCGGTCGGGCGCGAATATCATTCAGACGGTCCAAGAGGTGCAGGCGCTGGTTGAAGAGATCCGCGTCGAATGGCCTGATACGGTCAAAGTGACCTATTTGCAGGACCAGTCCGAGCAGGTCGAGACGATGCTGGCGGACCTCGAGGCCAACGTGATTGCCGCCGTCATTTTGGTGATGATCGTGGTGGTTTTTGCGCTTGGGCCACGCTCTGCCGTGTTGGTGGGGCTGGCGATCCCGGGCGCGTTTCTGGCAGGTGTCACGGCGCTGTGGATCATGGGTTACACGATGAATATCGTGGTGCTGTTTTCACTGATCCTTGTGGTCGGGATGCTGGTGGATGGGGCGATTGTCACCACCGAACTGGCTGACAGGCGGCTGCAGGAAGGGGCCAGCGCCAAAGAGGCTTATGCCTTTGCCGCCAAGCGGATGGCCTGGCCGATCATCGCGTCCACGATGACCACGTTGAGCGTCTTCTTTCCGCTGCTGTTCTGGACCGGCATGGTGGGCGAATTCATGAAGTTCCTGCCGATCACTGTGATCCTGACGCTCTTTGCGTCGCTGTTCATGGCGCTGGTCTTTATCCCGGTTGTCGGTGGGTTGATTGGCAAACGCCAGCCGCAGACGGCGCGGGCCAAGGCCGCACTGCACGCCGCAGAGGCGGGTGATCCGCGCGAGATCGGCGGCTTTACGGGCGGATACATCAAGCTTCTGCAATGGGCCATTCTGCGGCCAACGGCGACCTTCCTGCTGGCCTTTGCTGCCTTGCTTTGGTCCTTTGCGCTTTATGCGGAATTCGGGCGAGGGGTGACGTTCTTCCCCGAAGTTGAGCCGGAGTTCATGCAGGTTCAGGTGCGGGCACGGGACAATTTCTCGATCTTCGAGCGGGACGCATTGGTGCGCGCGGTCGAGGACCGGCTGCTGGGCTATGAAGAAGTGGCAAGCGTCTATGCCAATTCGATGATGAGTGCAGGACAGGGCGACGAAGAGACCATTGGCATCCTGCAACTTGAGCTGACTGATTGGGACACACGGCGCACCGCGGCAGAGATTGGCGTGGATATCCGCGCCAGCGTGGCGGATATCGCGGGTATTGATGTGCAGGTGCAAACCGACAGTGGCGGGCCGTCAGACGGCAAGCCCATCAGCCTTGAGGTCCGCGCCAATTCGGCAGAGGCGCAGGCGGAAGCCGTCGAAACCGTGCGCCGCCTGATGGATGAGATCGGGGGCTTCACCGATGTCACCGACACCCGCCCGCTGCCGGGGGTAGAGGTGTCGATCAACGTGAACCGGGCTGAGGCGGCGCGCTTTGGCGCGGATGTCAGCCTGTTGGGGCAGGCGGTACAACTGCTGACCCAAGGGATCACGGTGGCCGATTACCGGCCCGATGACACCGATGGATCATTGGACATTCGGGTGCGGTTCCCGCGTGAAGAGCGGTCGCTGGCCGAGCTTGGGAACCTGCGGGTGCCCACGTCATCGGGGCTGGTGCCAATTTCCAACTTTGTGACGTTTGAGCCGTCAGAGCGGGTCGGAACGATCATCCGGCTGGATCAAAAGCGCGTGGTCACCATCGAATCCAACGTGGCCCCAGATGTGCTTGTCAACGATCAGGTGCTGGCGCTAACTGCTGCGCTGGATCAGGCGGGATTGCCGGAAGGTGCCGAATACAGCTTTGCCGGGGAAGCCGAGGATCAGGCCGAAACGATGGCCTTTCTGATCGGCGCGTTCATGTCGGCGATCTTCTTGATGTTCGTGATCCTCGTGTTGCAGTTCAACAGCTTCTATCAGGCCTTTGTGGTGATGAGCGCGATTGTCTTTTCGATTGCGGGTGTGCTGCTGGGGCTGATCGTGACCGGGCGGCCGTTTGGCATCGTGATGGTGGGGATCGGGATTATCGCGCTGGCGGGGATTGTGGTGAACAACAACATCATTCTGATCGACACCTACAACGACATGCGCAAGACCGGCATGTCCGCAAAAGAAGCGGCCCTGCGCACGGGCGCGCAACGTTTGCGGCCGGTGGTGCTGACTTCTGTCACCACGGCGCTGGGGCTTATGCCGATGGTCATTGGTGTGAATCTGAACTTCATCGAACGCACGGTGATTTTTGGCGCCCCGTCGACACAATGGTGGACGGAATTGTCCAGTGCGATCGCTGGCGGACTTGTCATTGCCACTGTCCTGACACTGGTGGTGACACCGGCCATGTTGATGCTGGGTGCAAACCTGTCCGCATGGTGGGCGACGCGCCGTGCGCGGCGCATGGTCGCGGCGGAATGA